Proteins encoded by one window of Synechococcus sp. WH 7805:
- a CDS encoding GDP-L-fucose synthase, which produces MEKLIHKDDCFFVAGHRGMAGSAICRALKRSGYENLLTASRDELDLLDTQAVQRWFANNKPSVVVLAAAKVGGIHANDTYPADFLLENLKIQTNVIETAWCNGVRRLLFLGSSCIYPKFAEQPIKEESLLTGALEPTNEWYAIAKIAGIKLCESLRRQHGFDAISLMPTNLYGPGDNYHPENSHVLPALIRRFYEAKESGAETVTCWGTGSPMREFLHVDDLAEACVYALEKWNPYSEENKFLNVGTGVDITIRELAKLVANAIGYEGSVIWDSAKPDGTPKKQLDVSNINKLGWSAKIKLNQGIKRTVIDFISEQAG; this is translated from the coding sequence TGCTTTTTTGTGGCCGGCCATCGCGGCATGGCGGGCAGCGCGATCTGCCGGGCCTTAAAACGCAGTGGTTACGAGAACCTGCTCACAGCAAGCCGAGATGAGTTGGACTTGCTTGATACCCAGGCCGTGCAGCGTTGGTTTGCAAACAACAAGCCGTCTGTTGTTGTACTTGCGGCAGCCAAGGTGGGCGGTATTCATGCCAATGACACCTATCCAGCTGATTTCTTATTGGAGAACCTCAAGATTCAAACTAATGTCATTGAAACAGCATGGTGCAATGGAGTTAGGCGCTTGCTGTTTTTGGGAAGCAGCTGCATTTACCCGAAGTTTGCTGAACAGCCGATCAAAGAAGAATCGTTATTGACTGGCGCCTTGGAACCGACGAATGAGTGGTATGCGATAGCCAAGATTGCGGGGATTAAATTGTGTGAGTCATTGAGGAGGCAACATGGTTTTGACGCGATTAGTTTGATGCCTACGAATTTGTATGGGCCTGGAGATAACTATCATCCTGAGAATAGCCATGTGTTGCCTGCTTTGATCCGACGTTTTTATGAGGCAAAAGAATCAGGAGCGGAGACTGTGACCTGTTGGGGGACAGGGTCGCCGATGCGTGAGTTCTTGCATGTGGATGACCTCGCGGAAGCCTGCGTTTATGCGCTAGAAAAATGGAATCCATATTCTGAAGAAAATAAATTTTTAAATGTTGGCACAGGAGTTGACATAACTATTCGAGAGCTCGCCAAATTAGTTGCAAATGCAATCGGCTATGAAGGCTCTGTTATCTGGGATAGTGCAAAACCTGACGGCACTCCGAAAAAACAGCTGGACGTCTCTAATATCAATAAACTTGGCTGGAGCGCTAAAATCAAATTGAACCAAGGAATAAAAAGAACTGTCATAGATTTCATCTCGGAACAAGCCGGATAA
- a CDS encoding DegT/DnrJ/EryC1/StrS aminotransferase family protein has product MTSPIPLYKPWLTDKEEKYVSECMKSTWISSKGKFVEEFERCFSEYVGSPYATTICNGTAALHLALLSLGLKAGDEVIVPTLTYIASVNAITYVGATPVFCEIDKNTWQLDPKDVEKRISSKTKAILAVHLYGHPCDMDKLVAVSQKNNIFLIEDCAEAIGSKFNNKHVGNFGHVSTFSFYGNKTITTGEGGMVTTSDPHIYHFIKKAKGQGLSETREYWHDSIGYNYRMTNICCAIGLAQLEKINEILKKKREIAHRYAYNFKNYPITFHEESSSSVHSYWICSILLPSPQECVNARLLLKDNSVETRPLFPPIHLMPIYEGSSGDYVISEDISERGFNLPSYPELTFDQVDYISNLVIQALKK; this is encoded by the coding sequence ATGACTTCACCAATTCCTCTTTACAAGCCCTGGCTAACCGACAAAGAAGAAAAATATGTTTCTGAATGCATGAAATCTACTTGGATTTCATCCAAGGGTAAATTTGTTGAAGAGTTTGAGAGATGTTTTTCTGAATATGTAGGCTCGCCATATGCAACAACAATTTGCAATGGTACCGCAGCTCTACATCTTGCCTTGTTGAGCTTAGGCTTGAAAGCTGGTGATGAAGTGATCGTACCAACACTTACATATATCGCTAGTGTAAATGCGATAACTTACGTTGGAGCCACTCCAGTATTTTGCGAAATTGATAAGAACACTTGGCAATTAGACCCTAAAGATGTTGAAAAGAGAATTTCTAGCAAAACGAAGGCTATATTAGCAGTCCATTTATACGGTCACCCATGCGACATGGATAAGCTTGTAGCCGTGTCACAAAAAAATAACATTTTTCTTATTGAAGATTGCGCTGAAGCCATTGGCTCTAAGTTCAATAACAAGCATGTAGGAAATTTTGGACACGTTTCTACATTTAGTTTTTATGGTAATAAAACGATAACTACCGGTGAAGGTGGCATGGTTACTACATCTGATCCGCATATTTACCACTTCATCAAAAAAGCCAAAGGCCAAGGGCTTTCTGAGACTAGAGAATACTGGCATGATTCCATTGGTTACAATTACCGAATGACTAATATTTGTTGTGCCATTGGTCTTGCTCAACTAGAGAAAATAAATGAAATACTCAAGAAAAAAAGAGAGATTGCACATCGTTATGCCTATAACTTCAAGAATTATCCTATTACTTTTCACGAAGAATCCAGCTCATCAGTTCATTCCTATTGGATTTGCTCAATCCTGTTACCATCTCCTCAAGAATGCGTAAATGCTAGATTATTACTTAAGGATAATAGTGTTGAAACTCGTCCACTCTTCCCTCCAATTCACTTAATGCCTATTTACGAAGGCAGTAGCGGTGATTATGTCATTTCTGAAGATATATCGGAAAGAGGCTTTAATCTTCCAAGTTACCCAGAGCTTACTTTTGATCAGGTAGACTATATCTCTAATCTCGTCATTCAAGCACTTAAAAAGTAA